One Diceros bicornis minor isolate mBicDic1 chromosome 27, mDicBic1.mat.cur, whole genome shotgun sequence genomic region harbors:
- the CFAP298 gene encoding cilia- and flagella-associated protein 298 isoform X2: protein MNGVRSVYPAGVLYLRRMILDEGMGKKQVEAGVCVTMEMVKDALDQLRGAVMIVYPMGLPPYDPIRMEFENKEDLSGTQAGLSVIEESGAQLWWAAKELRRTKKLSDYVGRNEKTKIIVKIQQRGQGAPAREPIISSEEQKQLMLYYHRRQEELKKLEENDDDSCLNSPWADNTALKRHFHGVQDIKWRPR, encoded by the exons ATGAATGGGGTGAGAAGTGTGTACCCAGCGGGGGTTCTGTATTTAAGAAGGATGATATTGGACGAAGGAATGGGCAAG AAACAAGTGGAGGCCGGCGTCTGTGTTACCATGGAGATGGTGAAGGACGCCTTGGACCAGCTTCGAGGTGCCGTGATGATTGTTTATCCCATGGGGTTGCCACCATACGACCCTATCCGGATGgagtttgaaaataaagaagaccTGTCTGGAACTCAG GCGGGACTCAGTGTCATTGAAGAATCAGGTGCACAACTGTGGTGGGCAGCCAAGGAGTTAAGAAGAACAAAGAAGCTTTCAGACTACGTGGGCAGAAATGAAAAAACCAAAATTATCGTCAAGATTCAGCAA AGGGGACAAGGAGCTCCAGCCCGAGAGCCCATTATTAGCAGTGAGGAGCAGAAACAGCTGATGCTGTATTATCACAGAAGACAAGAGGAACTGAAG AAATTGGAAGAAAATGATGACGACTCCTGTTTAAATTCCCCGTGGGCAGATAACACTGCtctgaaaagacattttcatGGGGTACAAGACATCAAGTGGAGACCAAGATGA